A stretch of Funiculus sociatus GB2-C1 DNA encodes these proteins:
- a CDS encoding alpha/beta fold hydrolase, whose protein sequence is MSTNEQLIKVGSLEWFYREENPLGRTDRLPVVLLHGLPSQSYSWSGVMPALAEKGYKAIAPDWIGFGFSAKPDKRDFAYTPDAFINALEEFIKNLEIEQFSLVVQGFLGSVGLQYALRHPEQIERLAILNAPVSTTAKLPWKIQQLGLPLVGDMMTQDPLLVDRTLEGGSGYRIEDKDLDIYRRPFLKSSDAGRSLLYTVRNLQLKESMAEIESGFSSWTQPTLIAWGTADPWLPLSQAQSFASSIQDAKLTKMEEVGHYPQEHWSVKVSDALLSFLRR, encoded by the coding sequence GTGTCAACGAACGAGCAATTAATTAAAGTAGGTTCGCTGGAGTGGTTTTATCGGGAAGAGAATCCGCTTGGGAGGACGGATAGACTGCCAGTGGTGCTGCTGCACGGGTTGCCGTCGCAGAGTTACAGTTGGAGCGGGGTAATGCCCGCTTTAGCAGAGAAAGGGTATAAAGCGATCGCGCCCGACTGGATTGGTTTTGGCTTCTCAGCAAAACCCGACAAGCGAGACTTTGCCTATACACCCGATGCTTTTATTAACGCCCTAGAAGAATTTATCAAAAATCTGGAAATTGAGCAATTTTCCCTGGTAGTCCAGGGATTTTTGGGTTCTGTCGGTCTACAGTATGCCTTGCGTCATCCAGAGCAAATCGAACGCTTGGCAATCCTCAACGCGCCTGTATCAACCACCGCCAAGTTACCCTGGAAAATCCAACAACTAGGTTTGCCTTTGGTCGGTGATATGATGACGCAAGATCCCCTCTTAGTGGACAGAACCCTAGAAGGTGGCAGTGGTTACAGAATAGAAGACAAAGATTTAGACATTTACCGCCGTCCCTTCCTCAAAAGTTCCGATGCGGGGCGGAGTCTTCTTTACACCGTGCGGAATCTCCAGCTAAAGGAGTCAATGGCAGAAATTGAATCCGGCTTTAGTAGCTGGACGCAGCCTACTCTGATAGCCTGGGGAACCGCAGATCCTTGGCTACCCTTAAGCCAAGCGCAAAGCTTCGCCAGTTCCATTCAGGATGCCAAACTGACGAAAATGGAAGAAGTGGGGCATTATCCGCAAGAGCATTGGTCAGTAAAGGTAAGTGATGCACTTTTAAGCTTTCTTCGCCGCTAA
- the psbQ gene encoding photosystem II protein PsbQ, whose product MLKVRFRSILALMLALVATFTISCSSVTAATKSAPKYTSAQIEQIQEYVPALEEFRDRMNELQTMIQQRRWVDVGTFIHGPLGELRRSMNRVAANLSPQDKEAAREAAKDIYSDLVRIDQAAKEANYQKAVSNFRSVLQEFDGFLNLIPKA is encoded by the coding sequence ATGCTAAAAGTACGTTTTCGGTCTATTTTGGCTTTGATGCTGGCACTGGTAGCCACATTCACGATCAGTTGCAGTAGTGTAACTGCCGCAACAAAATCGGCTCCCAAGTACACGTCTGCTCAGATCGAGCAGATTCAGGAGTATGTTCCAGCGCTTGAGGAATTTCGCGATCGCATGAATGAACTGCAAACCATGATCCAACAACGGCGATGGGTAGATGTAGGTACGTTCATTCATGGCCCCCTGGGAGAATTGCGGCGAAGCATGAACCGTGTGGCGGCGAACCTGTCCCCCCAGGACAAAGAGGCGGCGCGGGAAGCAGCAAAAGATATCTATAGCGATCTCGTAAGGATTGACCAAGCTGCTAAAGAGGCGAATTATCAGAAAGCTGTGAGTAACTTCCGATCTGTATTGCAGGAGTTCGATGGCTTCTTGAATTTAATTCCCAAAGCCTAA
- a CDS encoding NAD(P)/FAD-dependent oxidoreductase has translation MSHVVIIGCGVVGAAIAYELSQISGLSVTVLDKQQPAQASTGAALGVLMGVISRKLKGNAWKMRQSSIQRYETLIPELEALTGRQIPFNKQGIIMLCFEGEDLANWEKLVEIRSSQGWNLEIWDAAKLKSNCPQLSKDKILGAIYSPQDRQLDPTALTLALVDGAERNGVNFKLGVTVLENELTTNGVCQQIQTTSGKLDCDWLIVAAGLGSTPLTASLKESIDIKPVLGQALHLRLAQPLGNPDFQPVITGDDVHIVPYGLGEYWVGATVEFPPDAGDVVASGAMLEKVLSDALVFCPPLSAATIIRTWSGLRPRPEGRPAPIIGHLPGYSNVLLATGHYRNGVLLAPATAIAIRELILFNS, from the coding sequence ATGAGTCATGTAGTCATAATCGGGTGCGGTGTTGTTGGGGCTGCGATCGCTTATGAACTGAGTCAAATTTCAGGGCTAAGCGTGACAGTTTTGGATAAACAACAACCCGCCCAAGCTTCCACAGGAGCGGCACTGGGCGTTTTAATGGGCGTTATCAGCCGCAAACTTAAAGGCAATGCCTGGAAAATGCGGCAAAGTAGCATCCAGCGCTATGAAACTCTAATTCCAGAGTTAGAGGCACTTACAGGACGGCAGATTCCCTTTAATAAACAGGGAATTATCATGCTTTGTTTTGAAGGAGAAGATTTAGCTAATTGGGAAAAATTGGTAGAAATTCGCTCTTCTCAAGGCTGGAATCTGGAAATTTGGGATGCTGCCAAACTAAAGTCAAACTGTCCTCAACTGAGTAAAGATAAAATTCTCGGTGCTATCTATTCACCCCAAGATCGACAACTCGATCCAACTGCTCTAACTTTAGCTTTGGTTGACGGTGCAGAACGTAACGGCGTTAACTTCAAATTGGGTGTCACTGTTTTGGAGAATGAATTAACAACGAATGGTGTTTGCCAGCAGATTCAAACAACATCTGGAAAGTTAGATTGTGATTGGCTAATTGTAGCCGCTGGTTTAGGTTCAACTCCCCTCACGGCATCTTTAAAAGAGTCTATTGATATTAAACCAGTGTTGGGACAAGCGTTGCATCTGCGGCTAGCGCAGCCTTTGGGTAATCCAGATTTTCAGCCCGTAATTACTGGCGATGATGTTCATATAGTGCCATACGGCCTAGGAGAATATTGGGTAGGTGCTACTGTTGAATTTCCCCCAGATGCGGGTGATGTCGTGGCTTCTGGTGCAATGCTGGAGAAGGTTTTGTCGGATGCGTTAGTATTTTGCCCGCCTTTATCCGCAGCCACCATCATCAGAACTTGGTCAGGCTTGCGCCCTCGCCCGGAAGGTCGCCCCGCACCCATCATCGGTCATCTCCCCGGTTACAGCAACGTCCTTCTCGCCACCGGACACTATCGCAACGGTGTGCTACTTGCACCCGCAACCGCAATAGCAATTCGAGAATTAATCTTGTTTAATAGCTAA
- a CDS encoding thiol-disulfide oxidoreductase DCC family protein, whose protein sequence is MTYNVIYDGNCNLCVTLVQFLENLDKGQLFQYIPMQDKVALNHFGITPQDCEMGMILIDGEQSERRWQGSDAAEEIGRLLPMGSAFVDAYRALPGVKWMGDRTYEQMRDNRYTIFGKRSSTYQSSYPAACTGSCS, encoded by the coding sequence ATGACTTACAACGTAATCTATGACGGCAATTGCAATCTCTGCGTTACTCTGGTGCAATTTCTGGAAAACTTAGATAAGGGACAGTTGTTTCAATACATCCCGATGCAAGACAAAGTGGCTTTGAATCACTTTGGAATTACACCCCAAGACTGCGAAATGGGGATGATTTTGATTGATGGTGAGCAAAGTGAGAGACGATGGCAGGGTAGCGATGCAGCTGAAGAAATTGGGCGTTTGTTGCCGATGGGTAGCGCGTTCGTGGATGCTTATCGCGCCTTACCTGGGGTGAAATGGATGGGCGATCGCACTTACGAACAAATGCGCGACAACCGTTACACTATCTTTGGTAAGCGTTCTTCTACCTATCAGTCTTCTTATCCGGCTGCTTGTACGGGTAGTTGCTCTTAA
- a CDS encoding Uma2 family endonuclease, which yields MIANPSYNHISPEEYLEAEEVSPIKHEYRNGQVYAMAGASNIHVIIAGNLFAMLRNHVRGSGCQTYIADTKAHIESIDTYYYPDVMVSCDRRDREFNNFLRYPCLIVEVLSSTTEAFDRGDKFSDYRQMESLQEYVLISQTRMRVECFRRNAEGLWVLYPYDEGAEVHLASVDFRCAIADIYEDVTFPSSQPEASK from the coding sequence ATGATTGCAAATCCAAGTTATAACCACATCTCCCCAGAGGAATATCTAGAAGCAGAAGAAGTTAGCCCTATCAAGCATGAATACAGAAATGGGCAAGTTTATGCAATGGCAGGCGCAAGCAATATTCATGTAATTATTGCCGGAAACTTGTTTGCGATGCTCAGAAATCATGTGCGCGGGAGTGGATGCCAAACTTACATAGCAGACACTAAGGCTCATATTGAGTCAATTGATACTTATTACTATCCTGATGTGATGGTGAGTTGCGATCGCCGGGATAGGGAATTTAATAACTTTTTGCGTTATCCTTGCTTAATTGTAGAGGTGCTATCTTCCACGACAGAAGCATTTGACCGAGGCGATAAATTTAGTGATTACCGACAAATGGAGTCGCTTCAGGAATATGTCCTGATTAGTCAAACTCGGATGCGGGTGGAATGCTTTCGCCGGAATGCAGAGGGTTTGTGGGTGCTTTATCCCTATGACGAAGGCGCAGAGGTTCATTTGGCAAGTGTAGATTTTCGGTGCGCGATCGCAGATATATACGAAGATGTAACTTTCCCCTCCTCGCAGCCAGAGGCTTCAAAATAG